A genomic segment from Aegilops tauschii subsp. strangulata cultivar AL8/78 chromosome 1, Aet v6.0, whole genome shotgun sequence encodes:
- the LOC109778883 gene encoding uncharacterized protein, producing MDQGEFFLSMSVTDRRVHFSWEVIFVYGPVDHGRSATFLAELKDKVERCTTPVVVAGDFNLIRCASEKSSPNVYQVRMRLFNDCIADLALHEIARVGARFTWTNKQADPIQSVLDSVFVSAQWEVVFPLCSLKAVTRIGSDHTPLLFSLGGHEGLGANLGADIRARKGALLDQIKVPDGLADGQGLSPDDWLRRYSLEASFMDIYKSEELRKCAIPFLWDGDALLENPVDISTHIYSFYKELFSAEPRGGVSLCADFRPLADQVSDAENAELTLSFSPEEVGRAIASMKACSAPGPDGLPVVFFQKFWEILRPVIMPMFHEFYIALDMARINYGVISLIPKVVGATDIRQFRPITVINMLDRIFVKVCATRLSPVAERIAHPLQSAFLKGWRIHDGILALHEIVHEVALKGLKGVFLKLDFQKAYDHLDSSFLRLVMQRRGFDERWCSWIMQLVRSGSDSDIVNLKFLLLCFEKMSGLKINFDKSEVVVLGYSEAEQLRIADNLNCRLASFPISYLGMPLAESRILGQPLLACSHSAGSQFWKSIQAIKEEIRLSLRFSVGNGSGTQFWLDPWLEGEPLRLQFPRLFAICHDPAILVSVAALDEGRNIAFRRSFGPDEALCRVPVL from the exons ATGGACCAAGGGGAATTCTTCCTGAGCATGTCCGTCACCGACCGACGAGTCCACTTCAGTTGGGAGGTGATTTTTGTCTATGGTCCTGTGGACCATGGGCGCTCAGCCACCTTCCTTGCCGAGCTGAAAGATAAGGTGGAGAGGTGCACCACTCCAGTAGTGGTGGCCGGGGACTTCAACCTCATTAGGTGTGCTTCTGAAAAAAGCTCGCCTAATGTTTATCAGGTCCGCATGCGTCTATTCAATGACTGCATTGCGGACCTTGCGCTTCATGAGATAGCCCGCGTAGGGGCTAGGTTCACTTGGACGAATAAGCAGGCGGACCCCATCCAGAGTGTCTTAGATAGTGTCTTTGTGTCGGCCCAGTGGGAAGTGGTGTTCCCATTGTGCTCACTCAAAGCGGTCACTCGGATTGGCTCCGACCATACCCCCCTGCTTTTCTCGCTGGGGG GCCATGAAGGGCTGGGGGCGAACCTTGGCGCTGACATCCGGGCCCGTAAAGGGGCCCTGCTAGATCAGATTAAGGTGCCGGATGGCCTTGCAGACGGGCAGGGCCTGTCTCCTGACGATTGGCTTAGGAGATACTCCCTCGAGGCCTCGTTCATGGACATCTACAAGAGCGAGGAGCT GAGGAAATGTGCCATCCCTTTCCTCTGGGATGGGGATGCCCTTCTGGAGAACCCAGTTGACATCTCCACCCATATATACTCCTTTTATAAGGAGCTGTTCTCGGCTGAGCCGCGTGGAGGTGTCTCCCTCTGCGCTGATTTCCGGCCGCTTGCAGACCAGGTCTCTGATGCGGAGAATGCGGAACTTACTCTCTCATTCTCTCCTGAGGAGGTGGGTCGGGCGATTGCTTCTATGAAAGCTTGCTCGGCCCCGGGGCCGGATGGCCTCCCGGTAGTTTTCTTCCAGAAATTCTGGGAGATCCTACGTCCGGTCATTATGCCCATGTTCCATGAGTTCTATATTGCCCTGGACATGGCTAGGATTAACTATGGTGTCATATCTCTGATCCCGAAAGTAGTTGGGGCTACAGATATTCGGCAGTTCCGCCCCATCACGGTGATCAACATGCTGGATCGAATCTTTGTGAAGGTTTGCGCGACCCGTTTATCCCCTGTGGCGGAAAGGATTGCCCACCCCCTTCAGTCCGCGTTCTTGAAGGGCTGGCGGATCCATGACGGGATTCTTGCCCTTCACGAGATCGTCCACGAGGTGGCGTTGAAGGGGCTTAAGGGGGTCTTCCTCAAATTGGACTTCCAGAAGGCATATGATCATCTGGACTCGTCCTTTTTGAGGTTGGTGATGCAGCGACGAGGTTTTGACGAGAGGTGGTGTTCCTGGATCATGCAACTTGTTAGATCTG GCTCAGACTCGGACATTGTCAATCTTAAGTTCCTTCTGCTCTGCTTTGAGAAAATGTCTGGACTTAAGATTAACTTTGATAAGAGCGAGGTGGTGGTCCTTGGCTACTCAGAGGCTGAGCAGCTTCGGATCGCGGATAACCTCAACTGTAGGTTGGCGTCATTCCCCATATCCTACTTGGGGATGCCCCTGGCTGAGTCCAGGATTTTG GGACAACCCCTCCTGGCTTGCTCTCACTCGGCTGGGTCCCAGTTCTGGAAATCTATTCAGGCCATCAAGGAAGAGATTAGGCTGAGCTTGCGTTTCTCAGTTGGCAATGGGTCTGGGACCCAGTTTTGGTTGGACCCTTGGTTGGAGGGCGAGCCTCTCCGCTTGCAGTTCCCGAGGCTCTTTGCGATTTGTCACGACCCGGCCATCCTTGTTTCTGTGGCTGCTTTGGATGAGGGACGGAACATTGCGTTCCGCCGCTCATTCGGACCAGATGAG GCATTATGTCGTGTGCCGGTTCTATAG